The Thermococcus henrietii genome segment GCGCCTGTCGTCTATGTTCCACTCGTTGAAGGACACCATGTAGACGCCGAGCTTTACGTCCTCAATCAGCTCCTCGAAGGAGTGGTCACCGGGGGCTAAGTAAGTGTTGGCCATCCTCACTATCGGCTCGCGGTTGTAGTTTATCGCCCTCGCGGCCGCGTTCGAGCGCTGGCCGAGCTTTCTGGCGTACTCCCTGTTGGTTAGGAACTCGGTTATGATTCCGTTCCTTATGAGGTATCTCGGGCGAGCCTTAACGCCCTCGTCGTCATACAGATAGAAGCCCCAGCTGTTCGGAATCGTCGGGTCGTCTATGACAGTGACTACCTCGCTCCCGATTCTCTCGCCGAGCATATCGGGCTTGACAAAGCTCTCCCCTGCCTGCGCCGCCTCCCTTCCGAAAATCCTGTCGGACTCGTAGGGGTGGCCGACGCTTTCGTGAACCGCTATACCAGCAACTTCCGGGCTTATGACGAGGTCAACCCTTCCCTCCGGTGGCTTCTTGCCCTCGGTTATGAGCCTCTTCAGGGCTTTGACGTCCTTCACCGCCCAGTTCCAAGGCTCGTCCCTCTCGATTAGCTCAAAACCGCCGGAGAAGGCCCTCTGGACGAAGGGCGCCTGCTCCATCTGGCCGTTCTCGAAGACGACGAGGTTGTAGACAACGGAAACGCGCGGGATTTTGCTCTTCACGTAGGCGCCTTCGCTGTTGACGAAGACCTTCTTCCAGAGCTGGTCGGAGTACATTAAATAGCGCATCGGCACGTTGACACCGGTGGCCTTGACTTCCTCCTCGATTTTCCTGAGGATTTCGAGCTTCTCTTCAGGGGAAATGTCGCGGAAGTCCTTCTTCATCTTGACCTTGTAGGAAACGCGGTGGAAGTCCTCCTCGCTGAACTCAATCGGCTCGTTTCTAACCTGGGAAGCCGCTTTCGCCAGCTTGACGGCCCTCTTAACGGCCTCGGCAACGCTTTCCCTTGTCAGAACGTTCGTGCTCGCGAACCCCATTCCGCCGTCGGCGAGAACCCTTATCCCGATTCCCCTGTCGGCCTCAATGTCCATTCCCTCGGGAGAACCGTTCTTCATGGCCAGGTGAGTCCCGCTCTTCTCCTCGTAGCGGGCCTCGGCGTAGCTGGCCCCAAGCTCAAGGGCCTTTTCGACCGCGAACTCCAAAAGCTCCATGCACATCACCTCGGATTACTGCATAGAATAGTTCACGGAGGAGTATAAAAGTCTTTTCGTTCAGATGGCGGTCGAAAGGAAGCGCAACTTGAGCAGGTGCACCAACTCGGAAAACGAAAACGTTTAATGAAAAAACCCGCACCTTTCACCATGGACTACGTGGGGCGGTTCTACCTCTCAAGCCTCCTTCACCTGACGTTCTACTCGGGCTTCTACCTAATCTACCTCCGGAGCCTCGGCCTCACCGACGGGCAGATTGGCCTCCTCATCGGCCTCTCGCTCGTTCTCGTGGCCCTGCTTGAGGTTCCAACTGGAGTGGTCGCAGATAAAATCTCGAAGAAGGCGAGCGTCCTTCTCTCTAAACTCCTGCTGGTTCCCGGGACGCTCCTCCTCTACCTAGCGCACTCCTTTACAGGCGTTCTCATCGCAACCCTCTTTAATTCACTCGCGCTGGCCTTCCTAACCGGTGCGGAAACCGGCTGGCTCTACGAACTCCTTTCCAGAGACGGAAGGGAAAGCGAGTATCCAATGATTTACGGAAGGTTGAGGTCGTTTGAGATGGCCGGAGGCTTCGTCGAAGCCGTTAGCGGAGGCTTCATTGCTCACTCCTTCGACATGCGTTTCGCGGTTCTCCTGAGCGTCCCCTTCGCGCTCCTCTCGGCGCTAATCCTCGCCACGGTTCCAGCAGACACCGCGAGAAGTGGAGCTTCCTACGGTAGGCACCTGCTCGAAAGCCTCCGCTTCGTTAGAAACTCCCCGGAAATTCTCAGGCTTTTCGTCTACGCGAACCTCATCGGGCTTCCCCTAACGGCTTTCACGTCCTTCATGCAGCTCTACTTTTACGCCGTCATCGCTTCCGTTATAATAGTCTCGTGGATTTCCGCCGGCTACACTTTGATAGGCGGAATCTCGTGGTACGTTGACTTTGGTGAAAAGCTCAGGACCGTCATCTACAAGTGGTCTCCGGTTTTAATTCCCTCCCTAACCCTCCTCGCGGGGGTGAACGGCTGCCTCGGCTTCCCCACGCTGGTTTTTGGGAGCCTCTTCTTCGCCCAGGCGTTCAAGGAGTGGCAGGGCCGATTTCAGAGGACCATTCCCGACGAGAAGAGGGCAACAATCGGCTCGTTCTACTCGCTGTTCACGGCGACGCTGAGCGGAGGGTTAAACGCTTTGGCCGGCTGGCTCTACGGGCGCGTTGGGATAATGAAGGGTCTCGTTCTGCTGTCCATCGTTTTCCTCCTGCTCGGAGCAGGAACAGCCCTGAAAAAAGACATATAAGTCAGAACTTCTCCTCACACTCGCACGGCTTCTTC includes the following:
- a CDS encoding TldD/PmbA family protein, which gives rise to MELLEFAVEKALELGASYAEARYEEKSGTHLAMKNGSPEGMDIEADRGIGIRVLADGGMGFASTNVLTRESVAEAVKRAVKLAKAASQVRNEPIEFSEEDFHRVSYKVKMKKDFRDISPEEKLEILRKIEEEVKATGVNVPMRYLMYSDQLWKKVFVNSEGAYVKSKIPRVSVVYNLVVFENGQMEQAPFVQRAFSGGFELIERDEPWNWAVKDVKALKRLITEGKKPPEGRVDLVISPEVAGIAVHESVGHPYESDRIFGREAAQAGESFVKPDMLGERIGSEVVTVIDDPTIPNSWGFYLYDDEGVKARPRYLIRNGIITEFLTNREYARKLGQRSNAAARAINYNREPIVRMANTYLAPGDHSFEELIEDVKLGVYMVSFNEWNIDDRRYQQRYIGREAYLIENGEIKHPVRRPILEITTRALWSSVDAVGKEVEFYPGTCGKGEPGQGVPVWMGGAHARLRDIPLRRP
- a CDS encoding MFS transporter gives rise to the protein MDYVGRFYLSSLLHLTFYSGFYLIYLRSLGLTDGQIGLLIGLSLVLVALLEVPTGVVADKISKKASVLLSKLLLVPGTLLLYLAHSFTGVLIATLFNSLALAFLTGAETGWLYELLSRDGRESEYPMIYGRLRSFEMAGGFVEAVSGGFIAHSFDMRFAVLLSVPFALLSALILATVPADTARSGASYGRHLLESLRFVRNSPEILRLFVYANLIGLPLTAFTSFMQLYFYAVIASVIIVSWISAGYTLIGGISWYVDFGEKLRTVIYKWSPVLIPSLTLLAGVNGCLGFPTLVFGSLFFAQAFKEWQGRFQRTIPDEKRATIGSFYSLFTATLSGGLNALAGWLYGRVGIMKGLVLLSIVFLLLGAGTALKKDI